In one Mucilaginibacter sp. PAMB04168 genomic region, the following are encoded:
- a CDS encoding DEAD/DEAH box helicase — translation MPNKLYPALNTTSGTLYDYQEKDIQTLFDKMEQASCNYKLLYQLPTGGGKTVIFSEIANRFISKYDQKVMILTHRQELCNQTSATLKSFGLKNKIINSAVKQLNRKDKYRCYVAMVETLNNRIADGLVDTDEVGLLIIDEAHHNSFQKLLDKFSNARIIGVTATPFSSDINSPMRSTYNELVIGEGISSLIEKGFLAKPAIWRYDVELNTLQTGAHGDFTTSTSDDLYSSPAMLDLLLHAYQEHSKNKKTLIFNNGIFTSKAVCKMFSDAGYDIRHLDNETSATERAEILKWLKVTKGAILTSVSILTTGFDEPSIQTVILNRATTSLTLYHQMIGRGSRRLPNKKNFSIIDLGNNTDRFGAWNAEVDWQYVFENPEAYSESVHAQSSHEAHHMPSEMRSKFPNSLEISFDIQKAYQAAIDNQEKAGSVITESVNQHAHMCADNSDTISEAIALADELKKEIEWRVKQYGKCLGKVTKNYLEWLQEDYMTKLKALIQELKSQQVLQKVAV, via the coding sequence ATGCCCAACAAATTATACCCAGCGTTGAATACAACATCCGGAACACTTTACGACTATCAGGAAAAAGACATACAAACGCTGTTCGATAAAATGGAGCAGGCGTCCTGTAATTATAAATTACTGTATCAATTGCCCACCGGTGGTGGCAAAACGGTCATCTTTTCAGAAATTGCAAATCGCTTTATCTCCAAATATGATCAGAAAGTGATGATTTTGACTCACCGGCAAGAACTATGTAACCAAACCTCGGCTACCTTAAAAAGCTTTGGGCTAAAGAATAAAATTATCAATAGCGCCGTAAAACAGCTGAACCGTAAAGATAAATACCGTTGCTACGTGGCAATGGTGGAAACACTTAATAATCGCATTGCTGATGGATTGGTTGACACAGATGAGGTAGGTCTTCTCATCATAGATGAAGCACATCATAATTCGTTTCAAAAGTTGTTAGACAAGTTTAGTAACGCCAGAATTATAGGCGTTACTGCTACCCCGTTTAGTTCTGATATCAACTCGCCTATGCGCAGTACTTATAACGAACTCGTTATTGGAGAAGGCATCAGCTCATTAATAGAGAAAGGCTTTTTAGCAAAACCAGCTATATGGCGGTACGATGTAGAGTTGAATACTCTGCAGACCGGCGCACATGGTGATTTTACCACCAGTACTTCCGACGATCTGTACTCGTCTCCAGCTATGCTTGATTTATTGTTGCATGCTTATCAAGAGCATTCTAAAAACAAAAAGACGCTAATTTTCAATAATGGCATCTTTACTTCAAAGGCAGTTTGCAAGATGTTTAGCGATGCGGGTTATGACATAAGGCACCTGGATAACGAAACTTCGGCTACTGAACGTGCAGAGATATTGAAATGGCTTAAGGTAACAAAGGGGGCTATATTAACGTCGGTTTCCATTTTAACTACCGGGTTTGATGAGCCATCCATCCAAACGGTAATTCTTAACCGGGCTACAACCTCTCTTACCCTATATCATCAAATGATTGGCCGTGGTTCCCGAAGATTACCCAACAAGAAGAATTTTTCTATTATTGATCTGGGCAATAACACAGATCGTTTTGGTGCATGGAATGCAGAGGTGGATTGGCAATACGTTTTTGAAAATCCGGAGGCTTATAGTGAAAGTGTTCATGCGCAATCAAGCCACGAAGCCCATCATATGCCTTCCGAAATGCGTTCGAAGTTTCCAAATAGCTTAGAAATTTCATTCGACATTCAGAAAGCTTACCAGGCGGCTATAGATAATCAAGAGAAGGCCGGTAGTGTAATAACAGAATCGGTTAACCAACACGCACATATGTGTGCAGACAATAGCGATACCATAAGCGAGGCCATTGCTTTGGCAGACGAGCTTAAAAAAGAGATTGAATGGCGTGTTAAACAGTATGGCAAATGCCTTGGTAAGGTTACAAAGAACTATTTAGAGTGGCTGCAAGAAGATTACATGACCAAATTAAAAGCCCTTATTCAAGAGTTGAAAAGTCAGCAGGTTTTGCAAAAGGTGGCGGTTTAA
- the glgP gene encoding alpha-glucan family phosphorylase — protein sequence MITKQDIFSYEIDPKYNTSVAYFSMEFAIDQALKIYSGGLGFLAGSHLRSAYELKQNLLGIGLLWKYGYYDQVRDGNALMKSEFIQKDYFFLQDTGIVFTVTVHDAPVHVKAWLLKPDTFGSAPLFLLSTDIPENDDVSRSITHRLYDGNESTRIAQTIILGIGGAMLLDALGIEPEVYHMNEGHSVSLNFYLYAKFKSLEEVKKRVVFTTHTPEMAGNESHNYELLKEMSLFYHLQVHEVKYILGMQGDDFNYTLAALKFARKANGVSKLHREVATQMWGNNEGVCEITAITNAQNENYWVDALLADAFTNGDNAMATLRKKELKKTLFKEVANQCGKLFDENVLTVVWARRFAGYKRADLIMRDWERFEKLVNNAQYPIQLIWAGKPYPGDTDSINLFNHIISRVKTFKNCAVLTGYELGLSALLKKGADIWLNNPTMYREASGTSGMTAAMNGAINLSLPDGWVPEFAADGENCFLIQPADDHLPAEEKGRLENENLMHVLEKKVLPVYYDNQPKWFQIQKKAAKDVVPTFESGRMADEYYRVLYQL from the coding sequence ATGATTACTAAACAAGATATTTTCAGCTACGAAATTGACCCAAAATACAACACGTCGGTTGCTTATTTTTCAATGGAGTTTGCTATAGATCAGGCACTGAAAATTTATAGCGGCGGACTTGGCTTTCTTGCTGGGTCGCATTTGCGCAGTGCCTACGAGCTTAAGCAGAATTTACTGGGTATAGGTTTACTTTGGAAATATGGTTACTACGATCAGGTTAGAGATGGTAATGCGCTGATGAAGTCGGAGTTTATTCAAAAGGACTACTTTTTTTTGCAAGATACAGGTATAGTTTTTACGGTAACCGTACATGATGCACCGGTACACGTAAAAGCTTGGCTTCTAAAGCCGGATACGTTTGGCTCAGCGCCACTATTTTTACTGAGCACTGATATTCCAGAAAACGATGATGTTTCCAGGTCCATAACACACCGTTTATATGATGGTAATGAGTCTACCCGTATTGCGCAAACCATTATTTTAGGTATTGGCGGAGCCATGTTGCTTGATGCATTAGGTATAGAACCAGAGGTTTACCATATGAACGAGGGCCATTCTGTGTCACTCAACTTTTATCTGTATGCTAAGTTTAAAAGCCTTGAAGAGGTTAAGAAGCGGGTAGTGTTTACCACACATACGCCTGAAATGGCAGGTAACGAGTCACATAATTATGAGTTGCTCAAAGAAATGTCGTTGTTCTATCATTTACAGGTGCATGAAGTGAAATACATTCTAGGTATGCAAGGCGATGACTTTAATTATACACTAGCGGCACTTAAATTTGCGCGAAAGGCTAACGGTGTTTCTAAATTACATAGGGAAGTGGCTACCCAAATGTGGGGGAACAATGAAGGTGTTTGCGAAATTACGGCTATAACTAATGCGCAAAATGAAAATTATTGGGTAGATGCTTTGCTTGCCGATGCATTTACTAATGGAGATAATGCAATGGCCACATTACGGAAGAAGGAACTGAAAAAGACCTTATTCAAGGAGGTAGCGAACCAGTGTGGTAAACTGTTTGATGAAAATGTGCTTACTGTAGTTTGGGCCAGGCGCTTTGCAGGTTATAAGCGGGCCGATTTGATTATGCGGGATTGGGAAAGATTTGAGAAATTGGTAAATAATGCTCAATATCCGATACAACTGATATGGGCAGGCAAGCCTTATCCAGGGGACACAGATAGTATAAATCTGTTTAATCATATTATTTCGAGGGTTAAGACATTTAAAAACTGCGCTGTGCTTACAGGTTACGAACTTGGCTTGTCGGCCTTACTAAAAAAAGGTGCGGACATATGGTTAAACAACCCCACAATGTATAGAGAGGCCTCCGGAACGAGTGGTATGACAGCTGCAATGAATGGCGCCATCAATCTTTCCTTGCCCGACGGCTGGGTGCCGGAATTTGCTGCCGATGGGGAAAACTGTTTTCTTATTCAACCAGCGGATGATCATTTGCCTGCCGAAGAGAAAGGCCGGTTAGAAAATGAAAACTTAATGCATGTGTTAGAGAAGAAGGTGCTACCGGTATACTACGATAACCAACCCAAATGGTTCCAAATACAAAAGAAGGCTGCCAAAGATGTAGTGCCTACTTTTGAATCGGGCCGAATGGCCGATGAATATTACCGGGTGCTTTACCAATTGTAA
- a CDS encoding alkaline phosphatase D family protein has product MNNEQILKKLSRRNFIRNAAIAGAGVVLLPSAITSCKKDNDDDDEETYEGHGFKEGVASFDPSQTQIILWTRYTPAAQEVTKPTILLDVAKDKDFKNVVVSQSVMVDTASDYTVHVDVSNLTANTKYYYRFRNEKTMAVSVTGETKTLPAAGQANEVKMAVVSCANFQAGLFNVYGAVAESDADVVVHLGDYIYEYPAGGYGASTATANLNRAHKPVGEILKVADYRERYRQYRSDEQLQKAHQLKPFICVWDDHEVANDAYKDGAENHQANEGDFATRKLSAIQVWHEYLPARVQDNAKIYRNFDFAGFVNLIMLDTRIVGRDKQLSYVDYLTASGLNTTKFLTDWQNPQRSILGAEQKSWLAAKLNSSSAKWQVLGNQVLMGKMFMPAELLLIVAQIAGGSTDATLLTQYNTLVTQLVAIKSRMLQNDPTLTAAEKARVQNALPYNLDAWDGYPAEREMVYASAAGKKLVSLAGDTHNAWYSILTANNGQKAGVEFATASVTSPGFEAIFGSNPQTVASFEQANALLIEELEYLDASRRGYIMATFTANEAKSEWRYVSTINNVNSATTTGKSVVVV; this is encoded by the coding sequence ATGAATAACGAACAAATACTCAAAAAACTCAGCCGCCGTAATTTCATACGCAATGCAGCAATTGCAGGCGCTGGTGTGGTCTTATTACCATCGGCTATTACCAGCTGTAAAAAGGATAATGATGACGACGACGAGGAGACCTATGAAGGACATGGTTTTAAAGAAGGCGTAGCCAGCTTTGATCCCAGCCAAACACAAATTATTTTGTGGACCCGTTATACACCCGCAGCACAAGAAGTCACCAAACCTACAATATTACTGGATGTAGCTAAAGATAAAGATTTTAAGAACGTAGTAGTAAGTCAGTCGGTTATGGTTGATACAGCCAGCGATTATACTGTGCACGTAGATGTAAGTAACTTAACGGCAAATACCAAGTATTACTATCGTTTTCGCAACGAGAAGACAATGGCGGTATCCGTAACTGGCGAAACTAAAACGTTACCGGCAGCTGGGCAGGCAAATGAAGTGAAGATGGCCGTTGTATCATGTGCTAATTTCCAAGCTGGCTTGTTCAATGTTTACGGTGCCGTAGCCGAGTCAGATGCCGACGTGGTGGTGCACTTGGGCGATTACATTTATGAGTACCCGGCCGGCGGGTATGGAGCCAGTACAGCAACGGCCAATTTAAACCGGGCGCATAAACCGGTTGGTGAAATACTTAAAGTGGCAGACTACCGCGAAAGGTACCGCCAGTACCGTAGCGATGAGCAATTACAGAAAGCGCATCAGTTAAAACCATTCATTTGTGTATGGGATGACCATGAGGTGGCAAATGATGCGTATAAAGATGGGGCAGAGAATCATCAGGCCAATGAAGGTGATTTTGCAACGCGTAAACTAAGTGCAATACAGGTATGGCATGAGTATTTACCGGCTCGCGTTCAGGATAATGCCAAAATTTACCGGAATTTTGACTTTGCTGGCTTTGTCAACTTAATAATGCTGGACACCCGAATAGTTGGTCGGGATAAACAACTTAGTTATGTGGATTACCTCACCGCATCCGGACTTAATACAACAAAGTTTTTAACCGATTGGCAAAACCCGCAACGCAGCATACTGGGCGCTGAGCAAAAAAGTTGGTTGGCTGCTAAGCTAAATAGCAGTTCTGCAAAATGGCAGGTTCTGGGAAACCAGGTATTAATGGGTAAAATGTTTATGCCCGCCGAATTGTTGCTGATTGTTGCTCAAATAGCCGGCGGGAGTACTGACGCTACATTGCTTACACAATACAACACCTTGGTAACCCAACTGGTAGCCATCAAATCACGCATGCTGCAAAATGATCCTACCTTAACCGCGGCAGAAAAAGCCAGGGTACAAAATGCGTTACCGTACAATCTAGATGCTTGGGACGGGTACCCTGCTGAACGTGAAATGGTATATGCTTCAGCAGCTGGTAAAAAGCTTGTTTCATTAGCCGGCGACACGCATAATGCATGGTATTCAATCTTAACAGCTAACAATGGGCAAAAAGCAGGCGTTGAGTTTGCCACTGCCTCTGTGACTTCTCCAGGCTTTGAAGCCATATTTGGTAGTAATCCACAAACAGTCGCCAGCTTCGAGCAAGCCAACGCATTACTTATCGAAGAACTTGAATACTTGGACGCGTCAAGACGCGGATATATTATGGCCACTTTCACAGCCAACGAAGCTAAATCCGAATGGCGGTATGTAAGTACAATCAATAATGTTAATAGTGCTACCACTACCGGTAAAAGTGTTGTAGTAGTATAA
- a CDS encoding Hsp70 family protein has product MNKFLYGIDFGTTNSALAIYNEETKEIQHTIIIPSLIYFYEQQRSGIAPDYVVGQEAISAYLNEQMSGRFIKSVKQILSRSSFTETRIHNKRYNASDLVAIILKELKSRADKLIGQDCRKAVIGRPVFFDDDNVQKDTLAQTRLSKAAELAGFREVRFQFEPIGAAFAYERTLQKKENVLVADLGGGTTDFTYLVLDPEKAGSKDRKNDMMATGGIYIGGDSFDAAFMWEKGTPYFGKHTQYEATPGKRLTVPKSLFANICSWEQMNFFNGQRIKKDIEDYYYFSGKDRQFKNLITLIEHNLGYSVFRCIEKTKITLSNADTARFAYHEMDIDIEEDVPLSVYEQIIAKDVTRIANYLDEFISHNKIEPSNVDSIFLTGGTSMVGSVQNIFKEKFPHVNLNSGDNFKSVATGLAYSGYLFEGE; this is encoded by the coding sequence ATGAATAAGTTTTTATACGGAATTGATTTTGGTACAACCAACTCTGCCCTGGCTATCTACAATGAGGAAACCAAAGAAATTCAACATACCATCATTATTCCCTCGCTTATTTATTTTTATGAACAGCAGCGCTCGGGCATTGCTCCGGATTACGTAGTAGGCCAGGAAGCAATTTCGGCTTACTTAAACGAGCAAATGAGCGGGCGTTTTATAAAGTCGGTTAAGCAAATTTTATCCAGAAGCAGTTTTACCGAAACGCGGATTCACAACAAACGATACAACGCATCTGATTTGGTGGCCATCATTCTGAAAGAATTAAAATCGCGGGCTGATAAACTAATTGGCCAGGATTGCCGTAAGGCTGTTATAGGCAGGCCTGTATTCTTTGATGATGATAACGTGCAAAAGGATACCCTTGCACAAACCCGCCTTAGCAAGGCTGCAGAGTTGGCAGGGTTCAGGGAGGTCCGCTTTCAATTTGAGCCAATCGGCGCTGCTTTTGCTTATGAAAGAACTTTGCAAAAAAAGGAAAATGTACTGGTTGCAGATTTAGGTGGAGGTACTACTGATTTTACTTATTTGGTTCTTGATCCAGAGAAAGCGGGGAGCAAAGACAGGAAGAACGACATGATGGCCACAGGTGGTATTTACATAGGAGGTGACAGCTTTGATGCCGCATTTATGTGGGAAAAAGGTACGCCCTATTTTGGCAAGCATACACAATATGAAGCTACCCCGGGCAAGCGGTTAACTGTGCCTAAATCACTTTTTGCCAATATATGCTCGTGGGAGCAAATGAACTTTTTTAATGGCCAGCGAATTAAAAAGGATATTGAAGACTATTATTACTTTTCGGGGAAAGACCGGCAATTCAAAAACCTGATTACGCTTATTGAACACAACTTGGGTTACTCTGTGTTCAGGTGTATTGAGAAAACCAAAATAACACTCTCTAATGCAGACACTGCTCGGTTCGCTTACCATGAAATGGATATTGACATAGAAGAGGATGTTCCACTGTCGGTTTATGAACAAATAATTGCCAAAGACGTAACCCGAATTGCCAACTACCTCGACGAATTTATATCGCACAACAAGATAGAACCCAGCAATGTCGACAGTATTTTTTTAACTGGTGGCACTTCAATGGTTGGGAGTGTTCAAAACATATTCAAAGAAAAGTTTCCTCACGTCAACCTCAATTCGGGCGACAATTTTAAAAGTGTGGCTACAGGTTTGGCTTATAGCGGATATCTATTTGAAGGTGAATGA
- a CDS encoding TlpA family protein disulfide reductase yields MKNYLLQSLSKAMFAASVIVAAAFQSNAQTQSAAQQSSPVATAANADRGYLVKVGDQAPDNFELVLDNGKKTSLKQLRGKVVVLQFTASWCSVCRREMPHLETDVWKAYQNKNVVLIGVDRDEPLEKVQKFRQDIQVTYPLALDPGADIFGRFADKKAGVTRNVVIDQSGKIVFLTRLYDVNEFTEMVKVIDDLANKPLLKASL; encoded by the coding sequence ATGAAAAATTACCTATTACAATCTCTTTCCAAAGCAATGTTTGCAGCTTCTGTAATTGTTGCGGCCGCATTTCAATCAAATGCGCAAACGCAAAGCGCTGCGCAACAATCATCTCCAGTTGCAACCGCCGCAAATGCAGACAGAGGATACCTGGTTAAGGTAGGAGACCAGGCGCCCGACAATTTTGAATTAGTGTTAGATAACGGAAAGAAAACCTCCCTGAAGCAGTTACGCGGCAAAGTGGTTGTATTGCAATTTACAGCTAGCTGGTGCAGCGTATGCCGCAGAGAAATGCCGCATTTGGAAACAGACGTGTGGAAGGCTTACCAGAATAAAAACGTAGTGCTTATTGGTGTAGACCGTGACGAACCACTCGAGAAAGTGCAGAAGTTTCGCCAGGATATACAGGTAACCTATCCTTTGGCTTTAGATCCAGGCGCCGATATATTTGGCCGCTTTGCTGATAAAAAAGCTGGTGTTACACGTAATGTAGTTATCGATCAAAGTGGTAAGATAGTTTTTTTGACGAGGCTTTACGACGTAAACGAATTCACGGAAATGGTAAAAGTGATAGACGATTTAGCAAACAAACCTTTGTTAAAGGCATCGCTTTAA
- a CDS encoding transferrin receptor-like dimerization domain-containing protein, with translation MKKIRMLAVLCFAGYATSYAQNTNIKGFTAAAATKQLQAEKDFDKHISNVRIGHNIKELAARPHHLGSPGGKAVAQAVLQKFKEYGWDARIETYQVLFPTPKTRLLELTYPTRYTAKLKEPAVAEDATSGQEGQLPTYNAWGADGDVTGELVYVNYGLPDDYEQLNKLGIDVKGKIVIAKYGRSWRGIKPKVAYEHGAIGCIIYSDPKDDGFYQGEVYPKGPFKNDQTVQRGSVMDMVIYPGDPLTPNVGATAKAKRLDKSEAQTILKIPVLPISYGDAQPLLAALGGPVAPADWRGALPITYHVGPGKAKVHLKIEHNWDLVPAYNVIAKIKGSQFPEQWVIRGNHHDAWVNGADDPISGLAAQLEEARAIGLLVKAGYKPKRTLVYCAWDGEEPSLLGSTEWVEDHAVELKEKAVAYINSDGNSRGFLGAGGSHALEVFTSEIAKDVMDPQTRVSVFERKRANDAVHAVSAKAQKAILKQDTLTLSALGTGSDYSAFLQHLGIPTLNLGYGGEDSGGDYHSIYDSYDDYVRFKDSSFVYGVALAQTAGRAVLRLANADVLPFDFVTLGKVINQYEGEVKQLTEQLRERYSTENQLIKSNSYQLANDPKDKSILPVAKPEVPSFDFAAFDNALQKLKQLATALNGVSGQALKDAKLAAKFNNAVYQAEKSLLIAEGLPKRPWYRHSIYAPGFYTGYGVKTLPGIREAIEQNNWEEARQQIAVATKAIEQLNTKLGNITQVQ, from the coding sequence ATGAAAAAAATAAGGATGCTGGCAGTGTTATGCTTTGCCGGTTATGCTACATCATACGCACAAAACACAAACATTAAGGGCTTCACGGCGGCAGCTGCAACTAAACAACTTCAGGCAGAAAAAGACTTTGATAAGCACATAAGTAATGTGCGTATTGGCCATAATATTAAAGAATTGGCTGCACGTCCTCACCATTTGGGCTCGCCCGGAGGAAAGGCCGTAGCACAAGCCGTTTTACAAAAGTTTAAAGAGTATGGATGGGATGCTCGTATCGAAACGTACCAAGTGTTGTTTCCAACGCCGAAAACGCGATTGCTTGAGCTTACTTATCCTACTCGATATACAGCAAAACTTAAGGAACCGGCTGTTGCCGAGGATGCCACATCAGGGCAGGAAGGGCAGTTGCCCACCTATAATGCCTGGGGAGCCGATGGTGATGTAACCGGCGAATTGGTATATGTGAATTACGGCTTGCCCGATGATTACGAGCAGCTTAACAAACTGGGCATTGATGTAAAAGGAAAAATAGTAATTGCCAAATATGGCCGCTCGTGGAGAGGTATTAAACCAAAAGTAGCTTATGAGCATGGAGCCATTGGCTGTATAATATATTCAGATCCTAAAGACGATGGTTTTTACCAGGGCGAGGTATATCCTAAAGGTCCGTTCAAAAATGACCAGACCGTGCAGCGCGGCTCTGTGATGGATATGGTTATTTACCCGGGCGATCCTTTAACGCCGAATGTTGGGGCAACTGCAAAAGCCAAAAGATTAGACAAAAGCGAGGCGCAGACCATTTTAAAGATTCCGGTGTTACCCATTAGTTATGGTGATGCACAACCGTTGCTTGCTGCATTGGGTGGCCCGGTTGCACCGGCAGATTGGCGCGGAGCACTGCCCATTACTTATCATGTTGGCCCGGGCAAAGCAAAGGTTCATTTAAAAATAGAGCATAACTGGGATTTAGTGCCCGCCTACAACGTAATTGCCAAAATAAAGGGTAGCCAATTCCCTGAGCAATGGGTAATACGGGGCAATCACCACGATGCCTGGGTAAACGGCGCTGATGACCCCATAAGTGGTTTGGCTGCCCAGTTGGAAGAAGCGAGGGCCATTGGCCTCTTAGTAAAAGCAGGCTACAAACCAAAACGTACACTGGTTTATTGCGCTTGGGATGGCGAAGAACCATCGTTGCTCGGCTCAACAGAATGGGTGGAGGATCATGCTGTGGAGCTGAAAGAAAAGGCAGTAGCTTATATCAATTCCGATGGCAACAGCCGTGGCTTTTTGGGTGCCGGAGGTTCGCATGCGCTTGAGGTATTCACCAGCGAAATTGCTAAAGACGTGATGGATCCACAGACCCGCGTAAGCGTTTTTGAACGTAAGCGGGCTAATGATGCTGTGCATGCTGTATCAGCCAAAGCGCAAAAAGCGATACTTAAGCAAGATACGCTCACGCTTTCGGCATTGGGTACGGGTTCTGATTATTCCGCGTTTTTACAGCATTTAGGCATCCCCACACTTAACCTGGGTTATGGTGGCGAAGACAGCGGAGGTGATTATCATTCCATTTATGACTCGTATGATGATTATGTGCGTTTTAAAGACAGCAGCTTTGTATATGGTGTTGCCCTGGCCCAAACAGCAGGCCGCGCCGTGTTGCGACTGGCCAATGCAGACGTGTTGCCGTTTGACTTTGTAACCCTGGGTAAAGTTATTAACCAGTACGAAGGTGAGGTTAAACAACTTACCGAACAGCTACGTGAAAGATACAGTACCGAAAACCAGCTTATAAAAAGCAACAGTTACCAATTGGCTAATGATCCTAAGGATAAATCCATTTTACCCGTTGCGAAGCCAGAGGTACCCAGTTTTGATTTTGCAGCGTTTGATAACGCATTACAAAAGCTCAAGCAATTGGCAACTGCTCTAAATGGGGTAAGTGGCCAGGCATTAAAAGACGCTAAACTGGCTGCAAAATTCAACAACGCAGTTTACCAGGCCGAGAAAAGTTTACTTATTGCAGAAGGGCTTCCTAAGAGACCATGGTATCGTCACAGTATTTACGCGCCCGGTTTTTACACCGGTTATGGCGTAAAAACGCTCCCCGGCATAAGAGAGGCCATTGAACAGAATAACTGGGAAGAAGCCAGGCAACAAATAGCCGTAGCTACCAAGGCTATCGAACAGCTTAACACAAAACTTGGAAACATAACTCAAGTTCAATAA